The window GTTTGAATTAATTCGAGACAATCCAGGTTTGCTTAGACGCCCAATCATTCTAGATGAGAAGCGGTTACAGGTGGGTTACAATGAAGATGAAATTCGTCGCTTTCTCCCAAGAACAGTTCGTACTTACCAACTAAGAGAAGCACAAAGAATGGTAAACTAATATTTTTATAATAGCAAAAAACCCTTGCTTGCAAGGGTTTTTTGCTATTATATAGGAAGGTTTGTACTATTTTTTCTTCTGGTTTATTAAATATCCAGCAACAATCACAAATGATATGATGAGAATTGTGAGAAAGACATTAATCTTAGGAATCCTTTCGAATATGTCAGCCATGTAATCCTCACCCACTATCATTTCACTGGCAGTATAAGCTAAAATACCAGCTCCTATATAGATTAAAATGCTAAATCGCTCCATTAAAGCAAGAATTAATTTGCTACCCCAAATAATGATAGGAACCGAAATAAGCAGCCCTGTTGCTACCAGTAGAATATTTCCTTTGGAAGCCCCTGCAATGGCAAGAACATTATCAAACCCCATAACAAAATCGGCAAATACAATGGTTTGTACAGCTTTAATAAGACTTGTACTCCCTTTAATGTCTATTTCTTCATCTTGTTCGGTAAGTAAGTTAATAGCAATAAAAATCAATAAGAGTCCACCAACCAATGATAGGTAGGGTATTGCAAGCAAATAAACAGCAACTGCGGTTAACATCACTCGGACAACAATGGCAAGGCCTGTACCCAAAAAAATCGCTTTATTTCTTTGGTGAGAGGGTAGATTTCTACTTGCCATTGCGATAACAATGGCATTATCTCCACCAAGAATAATATCGATTCCAACAATAACTAAAATAGATTTAATAATTTCCAGATCCAAACAAAAACCCCCTAATATACTAGTGACAAAGTAGAATTTGTGAGCTAAAATATACAAAATGCGAAAAAGATATGTTATAGTAATCTTTCAAATACAAATTCTAAACTAACTATAGGCATATATTTGTTTTTTGTTTTTCTAGGTGTTTCAGTTTTCATTTTATGATTCACTGTCATAAAATATATATAAAGAAATAAAGTTTTATGATTAAACTTTAAGTTTACAGGGAATGGTTTGAAATATTGGCTAAAGGGTAAAAGGGTTAAAAGTCCCTTTCTAAAAAAAGGTTAGAAGGGAGAGTCACCAAATGGAAATCGAGCGTATTAATGAGCATACCGTAAAGTTCTATATTTCCTACATCGACATTGAAGATCGTGGCTTTGATCGTGAAGAAATATGGTATAACCGTGAGAAAAGTGAGCAGCTTTTCTGGGAAGTAATGGATGAAGTAAATGATAAAGGGGATTTTTCAGTAGATGGTCCGTTGTGGATACAGGTCCAAGCAATGGATAAGGGCTTAGAGATTTTAGTAACGAAAGCGCAGCTATCCAAGGATGGTCATAAAATTGAATTGCCAATGGAAGGCGGAGAAACGATTGATATGCCAGTGGATGACAAGATCGAATCTCTTTTAGATCAACAGTTCAACAATAAGCATAATAACAAAAAAGAAAGAGATGAATCTGACCCATTGCATTTTGTTCTGCGTTTCCAAAGCTTTGAAGATGTCATTCAGCTTTGTCATTCCTTTGAGCCTTCTGACTTGATCGAAGAGAAACTATACTCCTATGACGACAAATACTATCTATTTGTAGATTTTGTAGATATGGATGCAACAGATGATGAGCAAGAGGATCTACTTAGCAAGTTGCTCGAGTTTGGAAATGAAACGTCGGTTACTTTCCATGTTTTAGAAGAGTATGGTAAAACCATTTTGTCTGACCATGTATTTGAGCAAATTAAGCACTATTTTAAAAAATAAGTAAGAACCTTGGACATTCGTATCTTTGCGAAT of the Bacillaceae bacterium S4-13-56 genome contains:
- the mecA gene encoding adaptor protein MecA; this encodes MEIERINEHTVKFYISYIDIEDRGFDREEIWYNREKSEQLFWEVMDEVNDKGDFSVDGPLWIQVQAMDKGLEILVTKAQLSKDGHKIELPMEGGETIDMPVDDKIESLLDQQFNNKHNNKKERDESDPLHFVLRFQSFEDVIQLCHSFEPSDLIEEKLYSYDDKYYLFVDFVDMDATDDEQEDLLSKLLEFGNETSVTFHVLEEYGKTILSDHVFEQIKHYFKK
- a CDS encoding TerC family protein, producing the protein MDLEIIKSILVIVGIDIILGGDNAIVIAMASRNLPSHQRNKAIFLGTGLAIVVRVMLTAVAVYLLAIPYLSLVGGLLLIFIAINLLTEQDEEIDIKGSTSLIKAVQTIVFADFVMGFDNVLAIAGASKGNILLVATGLLISVPIIIWGSKLILALMERFSILIYIGAGILAYTASEMIVGEDYMADIFERIPKINVFLTILIISFVIVAGYLINQKKK